The following are from one region of the Tenacibaculum dicentrarchi genome:
- a CDS encoding 5-formyltetrahydrofolate cyclo-ligase, giving the protein MDKKTLRKIYKQKRTALTAQEINVFQESIYEQIFNAEMIDFNAINNVHLFLSMEKFKEIDTQPIIDFFRSKGKKIIVSQCNFTDDSLTHFYLEENTELKLNKFGVPEPVNATEVAVTEIDVVFVPMLISDIENYRVGYGKGYYDRFLADCRKDTKIIGLNFFAPISEITDCNKYDIPLDFVIFPT; this is encoded by the coding sequence ATGGATAAAAAAACACTTAGAAAAATATATAAACAGAAAAGAACGGCATTAACTGCGCAAGAAATAAACGTATTTCAAGAAAGCATTTACGAGCAAATTTTCAATGCAGAAATGATTGATTTCAATGCGATAAATAATGTTCATTTGTTTTTATCTATGGAAAAATTTAAAGAAATTGATACCCAACCTATTATTGATTTTTTCAGAAGTAAAGGAAAAAAAATAATTGTTAGCCAATGTAATTTTACTGATGATTCGCTAACTCATTTTTATTTAGAAGAAAATACGGAATTAAAATTAAATAAATTCGGCGTTCCCGAACCTGTAAATGCTACAGAAGTTGCTGTTACAGAAATTGATGTTGTTTTTGTACCGATGTTAATTTCTGACATTGAAAATTACCGAGTTGGTTATGGGAAAGGTTATTACGATCGTTTTTTAGCCGATTGCAGAAAAGATACCAAAATAATTGGGCTTAATTTTTTTGCTCCAATTTCCGAAATTACCGATTGTAATAAATATGATATTCCTTTAGATTTTGTAATATTTCCTACATAA
- the truA gene encoding tRNA pseudouridine(38-40) synthase TruA, producing MRYFIELAYKGKNYHGWQIQPDAVSVQEKINKAISTVLRENISITGAGRTDAGVHASQMFAHFDTDVVLTNKFAFRLNALLPDDIVIFNCKLVHNDAHTRFDASSRSYEYKIWLGRNPFSLDTSWQLYNQKLDIELMNQAAKILYEHEDFECFSKVKSDVHTFNCDVTNAVWELNGNELTFHISANRFLRNMVRAIVGTLIDIGTGKTTIDDFNKIIASKNRSNAGTSVPAKGLFLTKVVYPYI from the coding sequence TTGAGATATTTTATTGAATTAGCGTATAAAGGAAAAAATTATCATGGTTGGCAAATACAACCTGATGCAGTTTCGGTACAAGAAAAAATAAACAAGGCTATTAGCACTGTTTTAAGAGAAAACATAAGTATTACAGGCGCAGGAAGAACAGATGCTGGCGTACACGCATCGCAAATGTTTGCGCATTTTGATACCGATGTGGTTTTAACCAATAAATTTGCCTTCCGATTAAATGCACTTTTACCTGATGATATTGTAATTTTTAACTGTAAATTAGTACACAATGATGCACATACTCGTTTTGATGCAAGTAGCAGAAGTTATGAATATAAAATTTGGCTTGGTAGAAATCCGTTTTCATTAGATACCTCTTGGCAATTATATAATCAGAAATTAGATATTGAGTTGATGAACCAAGCCGCCAAAATTTTATATGAACATGAAGATTTTGAGTGTTTTTCGAAGGTGAAATCTGATGTGCATACCTTTAATTGTGATGTTACCAATGCCGTCTGGGAGTTAAATGGCAATGAATTGACATTTCATATTAGCGCAAATCGATTTTTAAGAAATATGGTTCGTGCCATCGTTGGTACTTTAATCGATATTGGAACAGGCAAAACAACAATTGATGATTTTAATAAAATTATCGCTAGTAAAAACAGAAGCAACGCAGGAACATCAGTTCCAGCAAAAGGATTATTTTTAACTAAAGTAGTATATCCCTATATATAG
- a CDS encoding M14 family metallopeptidase, producing the protein MQITTNFDAGNITLISQQQNSAQLNIRKDTNSHFFQWFNFKITDITIGETYTFCIENASESAFADGWENYKTNASYDAKNWFRLQNTEYKNGKLYFSITPTKSEVSFAYFTPFTYEQHLNLVATASKSNLCTTTILGETINKKPIELLQFGTPSDTKKNIWIIARQHPGESMAEWFVNGIVNRFVAENISKDTTIDKLLETCCFYIIPNMNIDGSIAGNLRVNTLGINYNRVWENPNKATEPEVFYCKQKMQETGVDFLLDVHGDEAIPYNFVTSLRGIPSVTDKILSEEIRFKNEWMSVTPEFQDVHKYEDSLPNMANLAVCSYQIGELFKALSFTLEMPFKDNDDVPEPTKQWSDKRSEALGASFLTALEGFLLGIKN; encoded by the coding sequence ATGCAAATTACAACAAACTTTGATGCTGGTAATATTACCCTAATATCACAGCAACAAAATAGCGCACAATTAAACATTAGAAAAGATACCAATTCTCATTTTTTTCAATGGTTTAATTTTAAAATCACCGATATTACCATAGGAGAAACCTATACTTTTTGTATTGAAAACGCTAGTGAAAGTGCCTTTGCCGATGGTTGGGAAAATTACAAAACCAACGCTTCTTACGATGCTAAAAATTGGTTTCGTTTACAAAACACCGAATATAAAAACGGCAAACTTTACTTTAGTATCACCCCTACAAAAAGCGAAGTGAGTTTTGCTTATTTTACGCCTTTTACCTACGAGCAACATCTTAATTTAGTAGCAACAGCAAGTAAAAGTAATTTATGTACAACCACTATTTTAGGCGAAACTATCAATAAAAAACCCATAGAACTTTTACAATTCGGTACACCTAGCGATACCAAGAAAAATATCTGGATTATTGCACGTCAGCATCCTGGAGAAAGTATGGCGGAATGGTTTGTCAACGGGATTGTAAATCGTTTTGTTGCTGAAAACATTTCAAAAGATACTACCATTGATAAACTACTAGAAACCTGCTGTTTTTATATCATTCCGAACATGAATATTGATGGAAGTATTGCAGGAAATTTACGTGTAAACACCTTAGGAATTAATTATAATAGAGTTTGGGAAAACCCCAATAAAGCTACTGAGCCAGAGGTTTTTTATTGCAAACAAAAAATGCAAGAAACAGGTGTTGATTTTCTATTAGATGTTCATGGCGATGAAGCAATTCCTTATAATTTTGTAACCAGTTTAAGAGGGATTCCTAGTGTTACTGATAAAATCTTATCAGAAGAAATACGTTTTAAAAATGAATGGATGTCGGTAACTCCAGAATTTCAAGATGTGCATAAATATGAAGATAGCTTACCTAATATGGCAAATTTAGCGGTTTGTTCTTATCAAATTGGTGAACTTTTTAAAGCACTTTCTTTTACCTTAGAAATGCCTTTTAAAGATAATGACGATGTTCCTGAACCAACAAAACAATGGTCTGATAAACGTTCAGAAGCATTAGGTGCTTCTTTTTTAACAGCGTTAGAAGGATTTTTACTAGGGATTAAAAATTAA
- a CDS encoding ABC transporter ATP-binding protein — MKIFVRLMSFAKHYRTRFIIAATSTILLAVFAVLNPVILMMAIDDFTTHKDLTRLLYYTIAMLITLLVQVLFQFSFIYYANWVGQHIIRDIRKKTFRKILSFKMSYFDNSSVGKLVTRVVSDIETIANFFSQGVFMIISDILKMVVVIIVMLYTNWKLALIALVTLPILIYATKIFQIAIKSTFQDVRNQVANLNGFVQERVTGMKIVQLFNREKIEYQNFVSINDKHKKAYIKTVWYYSIFFPIAEILSSIAIGLIVWYGGLQVIADNAVSVAAIIGFIKMAQMLFRPLRQIADKFNQLQMGIVAGERVFDIIDTESSITKSGTITTNNLEGTISFKDVHFSYIKGEEILKGISFDVKKGETIAIVGATGAGKSTIINLINRFYEIDSGTICLDNISVNDYEIDALREKIAVVLQDVFLFSDTIFNNISLKNEHITLDEVKEAAKQIGIHDFIMSLPNNYSYNVKERGGMLSSGQRQLIAFLRAYVSKPSILILDEATSSVDTHSEKMIQYATDKITKNRTSIVIAHRLATIKKADTIIVMDKGNIVEKGSHTELLNKESGYYKNLYKKQFKTEINS; from the coding sequence ATGAAAATTTTTGTAAGACTTATGAGTTTTGCAAAACACTACCGTACACGATTTATTATAGCAGCAACCTCTACCATACTTTTAGCAGTATTTGCAGTGTTGAATCCTGTTATTTTAATGATGGCTATCGATGATTTTACAACTCATAAAGATTTAACTCGATTATTGTACTACACAATAGCCATGTTAATTACTTTATTAGTACAAGTTTTATTTCAGTTTAGCTTTATTTATTACGCAAACTGGGTAGGACAACATATTATTCGAGATATCCGAAAGAAAACATTTCGGAAAATTTTATCTTTTAAAATGAGTTATTTTGATAATTCATCGGTAGGAAAATTGGTTACTCGTGTTGTTTCTGATATTGAAACAATTGCAAATTTCTTTTCGCAAGGAGTTTTTATGATTATTAGTGATATTTTAAAAATGGTTGTTGTTATTATAGTAATGCTATACACTAACTGGAAATTAGCACTTATTGCACTAGTAACCTTACCTATTTTAATTTATGCTACAAAAATATTTCAAATAGCGATTAAATCAACTTTTCAGGATGTACGAAATCAAGTAGCAAACCTCAACGGATTTGTTCAAGAAAGAGTTACAGGAATGAAAATTGTACAGCTTTTTAATCGTGAGAAAATAGAATATCAAAACTTTGTTAGCATTAATGATAAACATAAAAAAGCCTACATAAAAACGGTTTGGTACTACTCTATCTTTTTTCCAATTGCCGAAATTTTATCATCAATAGCTATTGGTTTAATCGTTTGGTACGGCGGATTGCAAGTTATTGCAGATAACGCAGTATCGGTTGCTGCCATTATTGGTTTTATAAAAATGGCACAAATGTTATTCAGACCGCTACGTCAAATTGCCGATAAATTTAATCAACTACAAATGGGAATTGTAGCTGGTGAACGTGTTTTTGATATTATTGACACCGAAAGTTCAATAACCAAAAGCGGAACAATTACTACAAATAATTTAGAAGGAACTATCTCTTTTAAAGATGTACATTTTAGTTATATTAAAGGAGAAGAAATTTTAAAAGGCATTTCTTTTGATGTTAAAAAAGGAGAAACAATTGCCATTGTTGGAGCTACAGGTGCAGGAAAATCAACTATTATCAATTTAATCAATCGTTTTTATGAAATAGATAGCGGTACTATTTGCTTAGACAATATATCTGTTAATGATTACGAAATAGATGCTTTGCGTGAAAAAATTGCCGTTGTTTTACAAGATGTATTTTTATTTTCTGATACTATTTTTAATAATATCTCTTTAAAAAATGAACATATTACTTTAGATGAAGTAAAAGAAGCTGCTAAACAAATTGGTATTCATGATTTTATTATGAGCTTGCCTAATAATTATTCGTATAATGTTAAAGAACGTGGAGGAATGCTATCTTCAGGACAGCGACAATTAATAGCCTTTTTACGTGCTTATGTTAGCAAACCAAGTATTTTAATTTTAGATGAAGCTACCTCATCGGTTGATACTCATTCCGAAAAAATGATTCAATATGCTACTGATAAAATCACCAAAAACCGAACATCAATAGTAATTGCCCACAGATTAGCAACTATAAAAAAAGCAGATACCATTATTGTAATGGATAAAGGTAATATTGTTGAAAAAGGTAGTCATACCGAGTTACTAAACAAAGAAAGTGGCTACTACAAAAATTTATATAAAAAACAATTTAAAACTGAAATTAATTCGTAA
- the trxB gene encoding thioredoxin-disulfide reductase — translation MAEKIKCLIIGSGPAGYTAAIYAARADMKPVMYTGMQMGGQLTTTTEVDNFPGYANGTDGTAMMNDLQKQAERFGTDVRFGMVTKVDLSTEVGGIHKVIVDESIEIEAETIIISTGATAKYLGLESEQRLIGGGVSACATCDGFFYKGQDVVVVGAGDTAAEEATYLANICNKVTLLVRKDYMKASKAMQHRVNKTANIEVLYNTEIDEVLGDNVVEGVRAINNQTKQTTEISVTGVFIAIGHKPNSDLFKDVLDMDEVGYLITKGKSTKTNLPGVFAAGDIQDKEYRQAVTAAGSGCMAALDAERYLGALE, via the coding sequence ATGGCAGAAAAAATTAAATGTTTGATTATAGGTTCAGGACCAGCAGGATATACCGCTGCAATATATGCTGCAAGAGCAGACATGAAACCTGTTATGTACACCGGAATGCAAATGGGTGGGCAGTTAACAACAACTACCGAAGTTGATAATTTTCCAGGATATGCTAACGGAACCGACGGAACTGCAATGATGAACGATTTGCAAAAACAAGCAGAACGTTTTGGAACTGACGTTCGTTTTGGAATGGTTACAAAGGTTGATTTGAGTACCGAAGTAGGAGGAATCCACAAAGTAATTGTCGATGAATCTATTGAAATAGAAGCGGAAACAATTATTATATCAACAGGGGCAACCGCTAAATATTTAGGCTTAGAAAGCGAGCAACGTTTAATAGGTGGTGGAGTTTCGGCATGTGCTACTTGCGATGGTTTTTTCTATAAAGGGCAAGATGTTGTCGTTGTAGGAGCTGGTGATACTGCTGCCGAAGAAGCAACTTATTTAGCAAATATTTGTAATAAAGTGACCTTATTGGTTCGAAAAGATTACATGAAAGCATCAAAAGCAATGCAACATCGTGTGAATAAAACAGCAAATATCGAAGTATTATACAATACCGAAATCGATGAGGTTTTAGGCGATAATGTTGTTGAAGGAGTTCGTGCGATTAACAATCAAACCAAGCAGACAACCGAAATTTCGGTAACAGGTGTTTTTATCGCTATTGGACACAAACCAAATTCTGATTTATTTAAAGATGTTTTAGATATGGACGAAGTTGGCTATTTAATTACCAAAGGAAAATCGACTAAAACCAATTTACCAGGTGTTTTTGCAGCAGGTGATATTCAAGATAAAGAATACCGACAAGCAGTAACAGCAGCAGGTTCAGGATGTATGGCAGCCCTAGATGCTGAGCGTTATTTAGGTGCTTTAGAATAA
- a CDS encoding YfcE family phosphodiesterase — MKKILLLSDTHSYIDDQILKFVKQADEVWHAGDIGNLKVTDTIKKIKPLRAVYGNIDDNNARAEFPLDNKFTIEGVSVWITHIGGYPNAYKPRVREELQKKTPKIFISGHSHILKVQYDKKFNLLHLNSGAAGKHGFHKIRTMLRFELDKGEIKNMEVIELAKR, encoded by the coding sequence ATGAAAAAAATACTACTACTTTCTGATACGCATAGTTACATCGATGACCAAATATTAAAATTTGTAAAACAAGCCGATGAGGTTTGGCATGCGGGTGATATTGGCAATTTAAAAGTTACCGATACCATAAAAAAAATCAAACCTTTACGAGCCGTTTACGGTAATATTGATGATAATAATGCCAGAGCAGAATTTCCGTTAGACAACAAATTTACTATAGAAGGTGTTTCAGTTTGGATTACGCATATAGGCGGTTATCCGAATGCTTATAAACCTAGAGTGAGGGAGGAGTTACAAAAAAAAACGCCAAAAATATTTATTAGTGGTCATTCACATATTTTAAAAGTACAATACGATAAAAAATTTAATTTATTACATTTAAACTCAGGAGCAGCAGGAAAGCATGGTTTTCATAAAATAAGAACTATGTTAAGGTTTGAGTTAGATAAAGGAGAAATAAAAAATATGGAAGTTATAGAATTAGCTAAACGTTAA
- a CDS encoding DUF4293 domain-containing protein, with protein MIQRKQSIYLLIAVLISAGLTAFCSIWTKSEADTPVYIINLFSGASFLEKITPVLFFLSALLSAVTLFLFKNRELQFVLGRVNILINFFLLGILIYLSQTLSGETLVSEKGIGMFFPILVILLLVLANKAIKKDEDLVKSVDRLR; from the coding sequence ATGATACAAAGAAAACAATCTATATATTTATTAATTGCGGTATTAATTTCTGCTGGTTTAACTGCTTTTTGTAGTATTTGGACTAAATCAGAAGCAGATACACCTGTTTACATAATAAATTTATTTTCAGGAGCTAGTTTTTTAGAAAAAATAACACCCGTATTATTTTTTCTTTCTGCTTTATTATCGGCTGTAACGCTTTTTTTATTTAAAAATCGTGAGTTGCAATTTGTTTTAGGGCGTGTTAACATATTGATTAACTTTTTTTTATTAGGGATATTAATATATCTTTCACAAACATTATCTGGAGAAACTTTAGTTTCTGAGAAAGGTATTGGGATGTTTTTTCCAATTCTTGTTATTTTGCTGTTAGTTTTAGCAAATAAAGCCATCAAGAAGGATGAAGATCTTGTAAAATCTGTAGATAGATTACGATAA
- a CDS encoding response regulator transcription factor, with product MNQKIKVHIADDHKILIDGVIALLNTEDNFEIEGYSLTGKQVVNWSTKNNADVLILDINMPEMDGIEVLKTFKKRNIEIKTIILSGLSDAKLVQQMVLLGANGFIDKSCASEHIIEAIKDVYNGAQYFSDTIKTNLLELYVSEAKIEENLLNKEELTEREIEVLKQIALEKNSSEIALHLLVSVKTIETYRKSLYRKLKVKNVVGLAMYAVRNNII from the coding sequence ATGAATCAAAAGATTAAAGTTCACATAGCTGATGACCATAAAATCTTAATAGATGGAGTCATCGCCTTATTAAATACAGAGGATAACTTTGAAATAGAAGGATACTCTTTAACAGGTAAACAGGTAGTAAATTGGTCGACTAAAAACAATGCCGATGTACTAATTTTAGACATTAATATGCCTGAAATGGATGGAATTGAAGTTTTAAAAACGTTTAAAAAACGTAATATAGAAATTAAAACAATAATTCTATCTGGCTTAAGTGATGCTAAATTAGTGCAACAAATGGTTTTATTAGGTGCTAATGGATTTATCGATAAAAGTTGTGCTAGTGAACATATTATAGAAGCTATAAAAGATGTGTATAATGGTGCACAATATTTTAGTGATACTATTAAAACTAACCTATTGGAATTGTATGTTTCTGAAGCAAAAATTGAAGAAAATCTTTTAAATAAAGAAGAATTAACAGAAAGAGAAATTGAAGTATTAAAGCAAATAGCTTTAGAAAAAAACTCCTCTGAAATAGCACTACATTTATTAGTGAGTGTAAAAACGATAGAAACATATCGTAAGAGTTTATATAGAAAATTAAAAGTAAAAAATGTAGTAGGTTTAGCGATGTACGCTGTGAGAAACAATATAATATAA
- a CDS encoding tetratricopeptide repeat-containing sensor histidine kinase produces MKKYIKNNQTIELIIFWLFFFISSNTIANIKPPTKSNQSSIVQNDSILKKEYQNILKKYKKREYISPLKNSFLLFEASKKNKNHRLSHLIARLIGDIYNKTNNYKQSLEFYKKALYFLKKNKTIDTENFSAKIYLRIGSAYQKNHKNLKNKQVKEEANKDSAIFFYKKLQKINSISKESLKHKAFSYINLSNIYQQDSLFEKAEIFALKAIKIHKKRADNVKHASSLNNLASIYLSLNQFKKAKNTYLEAISLIQDNNSSIAVKHKSTLYYNLAWAMRNLKDYKAYDYQELSYDIEDNQREKEVRSIIEEITVKHKETLEQQKVNLVKEQRKLVEAKDNKTTWLFGALSLLVIIISAGVVYNYKLRQKNLQLKLSENNLREQQAIEKLKSETQTKILNATIDGKESERKQIAEILHDNVSALLSSANMHLGASKKQFKNNVPVEIEKTQAIILEASKKVRDLSHNLVSAVLLKFGLEYALKDITKKYSNHQLRFDVSAQNIDRYQQDFEMKIYNIIQELINNILKHSEASYAQIIIKQHNDALSILVNDDGIGFSMVNSAINNGIGLKQISARIEMMKGTFTIKSDKNKGTKITIIVPVQHKETFDFSSIS; encoded by the coding sequence ATGAAAAAATATATTAAAAATAACCAAACGATTGAACTAATCATCTTCTGGTTATTTTTTTTTATTTCCTCTAACACAATTGCTAATATTAAGCCCCCTACTAAATCAAACCAAAGCTCTATTGTTCAGAATGATTCTATTCTAAAAAAAGAATATCAAAATATATTAAAAAAATATAAAAAAAGAGAATATATTTCTCCTCTTAAAAATAGTTTTTTATTATTTGAAGCTAGTAAAAAAAATAAAAATCACAGGTTATCTCACCTAATAGCTAGATTAATTGGCGATATTTATAATAAAACTAATAACTACAAACAATCATTAGAGTTTTATAAAAAAGCACTTTATTTTCTTAAAAAGAATAAAACTATAGATACAGAAAATTTTTCTGCTAAAATTTATTTAAGAATTGGAAGTGCCTACCAAAAAAATCATAAAAATCTAAAAAACAAACAAGTAAAAGAAGAAGCAAATAAAGATTCCGCTATATTTTTCTATAAAAAATTACAAAAAATTAACTCTATAAGTAAAGAAAGCTTAAAACATAAAGCTTTTTCATACATCAATTTATCAAATATATACCAGCAAGATTCTCTTTTTGAAAAAGCCGAAATCTTTGCTTTAAAAGCAATTAAAATTCATAAAAAAAGAGCTGATAATGTAAAGCATGCAAGTTCTTTAAACAACCTTGCTAGTATTTATTTATCTTTAAATCAATTCAAAAAAGCTAAAAATACCTACTTAGAAGCTATTAGCTTAATACAAGATAATAACAGCTCTATAGCTGTTAAACATAAATCTACATTATACTACAATTTGGCGTGGGCTATGCGGAATTTAAAAGATTATAAAGCCTACGATTATCAAGAGTTATCATACGATATTGAAGACAATCAACGAGAGAAAGAAGTTCGAAGTATTATTGAAGAGATAACCGTAAAACACAAAGAAACTTTAGAACAACAAAAAGTAAACTTAGTAAAAGAACAAAGAAAACTTGTAGAAGCTAAAGATAATAAAACAACATGGTTATTTGGTGCTTTAAGCTTATTGGTTATCATTATATCGGCAGGTGTTGTTTATAACTACAAACTTCGTCAGAAAAACTTACAACTAAAACTTTCTGAAAATAACTTACGAGAACAACAGGCTATTGAAAAACTGAAATCAGAAACACAAACAAAAATATTAAATGCTACTATTGATGGTAAAGAATCTGAACGAAAACAAATAGCAGAAATTTTACACGACAATGTAAGTGCCTTATTATCATCGGCAAATATGCACTTAGGTGCCTCAAAAAAACAATTTAAAAATAATGTTCCTGTTGAAATTGAAAAAACACAAGCAATTATATTAGAAGCTTCTAAAAAAGTTAGAGATTTATCACACAATTTGGTTTCAGCTGTTTTATTGAAATTCGGTTTAGAATATGCTTTAAAAGATATTACTAAAAAATACTCTAACCATCAATTAAGGTTTGATGTTTCTGCTCAAAATATTGATAGATATCAACAAGATTTTGAAATGAAAATATATAATATTATTCAAGAACTTATAAATAATATTCTAAAACACAGTGAAGCTAGCTATGCACAAATAATTATAAAACAACATAATGATGCACTAAGTATTCTTGTTAATGATGATGGAATTGGATTTTCTATGGTTAACTCGGCAATTAATAACGGTATCGGTTTAAAGCAAATATCGGCAAGAATTGAAATGATGAAAGGTACATTTACCATTAAGTCGGATAAAAATAAAGGCACAAAAATAACTATTATTGTACCTGTTCAACATAAAGAAACATTTGATTTTTCATCAATAAGTTAA
- a CDS encoding MmcQ/YjbR family DNA-binding protein, which translates to MNIEQLRNYCMAKKGVTEHFPFDNITLVFKVMNKMFTLTSLHSWEQGEAKINLKCNPQWALELREEYENILPGWHMNKKHWNTILINNTITDAFIFELIDHSYSLVVKGLTKKAQTALHLL; encoded by the coding sequence ATGAATATAGAGCAACTTCGTAATTATTGTATGGCTAAAAAAGGCGTTACCGAGCATTTTCCTTTTGATAATATTACGCTTGTTTTTAAGGTGATGAATAAAATGTTTACTTTAACTAGCTTACATAGTTGGGAACAAGGCGAAGCTAAAATAAACTTAAAATGCAATCCTCAGTGGGCTTTAGAACTTCGAGAAGAATATGAAAACATACTTCCCGGATGGCATATGAATAAAAAACATTGGAACACCATTTTAATAAACAATACTATTACTGATGCTTTTATTTTTGAATTAATAGATCATTCTTATAGCTTAGTTGTAAAAGGTTTGACAAAAAAAGCACAAACAGCACTTCATTTACTATAA
- the rho gene encoding transcription termination factor Rho, translating to MLDISELKTKKLIDLQVIAKTIGLTKVSQLKKLDLVYKILDAQTEVGVSANQAKPIAEKPKRKRIEKSEETIKQPVKKVVEKVEEEKTENSKKKIVKSVEKKIIKKVPQPAVDIKEAVETTSKIVIKKTTSRPRPRAEVEAAKKQGTKPRTQLEPKKTVPRPRESVEVGKKPQHKNQYQNKPKHKSANKYRDPDFEFDGIIESEGVLEMMPDGYGFLRSSDYNYLSSPDDIYVSQSQIKLFGLKTGDTVLGNVRPPKEGEKYFPLIRVSKINGLNPNIVRDRVSFEHLTPLFSDEKFNLAERGSSLSTRIIDIFSPIGKGQRGMIVSQPKTGKTMLLKDVANAIAANHPEVYQIVLLIDERPEEVTDMKRNVRGEVVASTFDEPADKHVRVANIVLEKAKRLVECGHDVVILLDSITRLARAYNTVAPASGKILSGGIDANALHKPKRFFGAARNIENGGSLTIIATALTETGSKMDEVIFEEFKGTGNMELQLDRNISNRRIYPAIDLIKSSTRRDDLLLDPKTVKRMWVLRKYLADMNPVEAMTFINDRIRVSKNNEEFLISMNG from the coding sequence ATGCTCGATATTTCAGAATTAAAAACTAAAAAATTAATAGATTTACAAGTAATTGCAAAAACAATAGGTTTAACCAAAGTAAGTCAATTAAAGAAATTAGATTTGGTTTATAAAATTTTAGACGCACAAACAGAAGTTGGTGTTAGCGCTAACCAAGCTAAGCCAATAGCTGAAAAACCTAAGAGAAAAAGAATTGAAAAATCAGAAGAAACTATCAAGCAACCTGTAAAAAAAGTTGTTGAAAAAGTTGAAGAAGAAAAAACAGAAAATTCTAAAAAAAAGATTGTTAAATCAGTTGAAAAAAAAATAATTAAAAAAGTGCCTCAACCAGCTGTAGATATTAAAGAAGCTGTTGAAACAACTTCAAAAATAGTTATTAAAAAAACAACTTCAAGACCAAGACCAAGGGCTGAGGTTGAGGCGGCTAAAAAGCAAGGGACAAAACCTAGAACCCAATTAGAACCCAAAAAAACAGTGCCACGACCAAGGGAATCTGTTGAGGTAGGTAAAAAACCACAACATAAAAATCAGTATCAAAATAAACCAAAACATAAAAGCGCTAACAAATACCGAGACCCTGATTTTGAATTTGACGGAATTATAGAAAGTGAAGGTGTTTTAGAAATGATGCCTGACGGATATGGGTTCTTACGCTCATCAGATTATAATTATTTATCATCGCCCGATGATATTTATGTTTCACAATCTCAAATAAAATTATTCGGACTAAAAACAGGAGACACTGTTCTTGGAAATGTTCGTCCGCCCAAAGAAGGTGAAAAATACTTCCCTTTAATTAGAGTATCAAAAATTAACGGTTTAAACCCGAATATTGTTCGTGATAGAGTTTCTTTTGAACATTTAACACCATTGTTTTCAGATGAAAAATTCAATTTAGCCGAAAGAGGAAGTTCTTTATCAACTAGAATTATTGATATATTTTCTCCCATCGGAAAAGGGCAACGTGGTATGATTGTATCGCAACCAAAAACGGGTAAAACAATGTTATTAAAGGATGTGGCAAATGCAATTGCGGCAAATCACCCTGAAGTATATCAAATTGTTTTATTAATTGATGAAAGACCCGAAGAAGTTACCGATATGAAACGTAATGTTCGTGGAGAAGTGGTTGCATCTACTTTTGATGAACCTGCCGATAAACATGTTCGTGTTGCAAATATTGTTTTAGAAAAAGCAAAACGTTTGGTAGAATGTGGACACGATGTAGTTATTTTATTAGATTCAATTACGCGTTTAGCAAGAGCGTACAATACGGTTGCACCAGCTTCAGGTAAAATTTTATCAGGGGGTATTGATGCCAACGCTTTACACAAACCAAAACGTTTTTTTGGAGCGGCTCGTAATATTGAAAATGGAGGTTCGTTAACAATTATAGCTACCGCACTTACCGAAACTGGCTCGAAAATGGATGAGGTTATCTTTGAAGAATTTAAAGGAACAGGAAATATGGAACTACAATTAGATCGTAATATTTCGAACCGTAGAATTTACCCAGCCATTGATTTAATTAAATCAAGTACCCGTCGTGACGATTTATTATTAGACCCAAAAACGGTAAAACGTATGTGGGTGCTGCGTAAATATTTAGCCGATATGAATCCTGTAGAAGCAATGACTTTTATTAATGACAGAATTAGAGTATCTAAAAATAACGAAGAGTTTTTAATTTCGATGAACGGATAG